Proteins found in one Penaeus vannamei isolate JL-2024 chromosome 43, ASM4276789v1, whole genome shotgun sequence genomic segment:
- the LOC113804211 gene encoding zinc finger protein 271, producing MACERVTSVTIMDGIHLETFHHNSVEFIDMKDEKVEAISQNDCQDIDEEIIEAIHGESTVFIKTEDTGNVKGERPVSEEVKSLGKEAVGECDLGIVMCEDVDPLSKDCESKCSSDDVHEGDEEASKEVDAVKKHFLCDVCGMKFSCEDKMLKHSEMHRKGKLFICDICHKSFSQKSHIVCHMRVHTKEKPYICDICNKAFSVKSTLDGHMRVHTNEKPYSCKVCSNSFTWQSHLLRHMRIHTKERRYCCEICSKVFVDSSNLSRHMKIHKHERPYGCDICNKAFSQKGNLLTHIRTHTQEKPYSCKECGKEFSQKKGLDHHLRTHTKEKPYSCEICGKSFSVKFSVKKHQIVHTNERPYDCEICGQKFTAKECLVRHMRRHTNEKPYQCDLCNETFITRAHRSYHMKVHTQERLYTCEVCNKSFSYKKGLMLHMTVHSDDKPYSCRTCSKAFRRRNDLVHHLKRHTNERPYSCNFCDKAFQLKNSLLAHIKIHTNEKAFSCEVCSKSFISNNRLVRHLRVHSTVKPYNCEICSRSFSDKNYLTKHMRTHSKEKPFTCELCNNSYTWKHALMIHMRTHGDERPCVCDICGKAYKYENTLRTHKKTHTKGTQDTKSEKDMEDSQDTNNKKDTQDSLHTETKMDMQDSLHTETKMDMQDSQHTESEKDTQDSQDTQKNQNLYLIMLPPIHLIYTPLSLPNNPLEPTQLAAKDVC from the coding sequence ATGGCTTGTGAAAGGGTGACTTCAGTTACTATCATGGATGGCATACATTTAGAAACTTTTCATCATAACTCAGTGGAATTCATTGATATGAAGGATGAGAAGGTGGAAGCCATCAGTCAGAATGATTGCCAGGATATCGATGAAGAAATTATTGAGGCTATCCATGGAGAGAGTACTGTCTTTATAAAGACTGAAGATACAGGTAATGTAAAAGGTGAGAGACCAGTGTCTGAAGAAGTCAAAAGTCTGGGCAAAGAAGCAGTTGGTGAATGTGACTTGGGCATTGTCATGTGTGAAGATGTAGATCCATTATCTAAGGATTGTGAGAGCAAATGCTCATCAGATGATGTTcatgaaggggatgaagaggcATCTAAAGAAGTGGATGCAGTTAAGAAACATTTCCTATGTGATGTATGTGGTATGAAATTCTCTTGTGAGGATAAGATGTTGAAACACTCAGAAATGCATAGAAAAGGGAAGCTCTTTATATGCGACATTTGTCATAAGTCGTTCTCTCAGAAATCCCATATAGTATGCcacatgagagtacatacaaaggaaaaaCCTTACATTTGTGATATATGTAACAAGGCCTTTTCTGTAAAATCAACACTAGACGGTcacatgagagtacatacaaatGAGAAGCCTTATAGCTGTAAGGTATGCAGTAATTCCTTTACATGGCAAAGTCATTTATTGAGGCACATGAGAATTCATACAAAAGAAAGACGATACTGTTGTGAGATTTGCAGTAAGGTATTTGTTGACTCCAGTAATCTCTCACGACACatgaaaatacacaaacatgAGAGGCCTTATGGTTGTGATATTTGCAACAAAGCTTTTTCTCAAAAAGGTAATTTACTGACTCACATAAGAACACATACACAGGAGAAGCCCTATAGCTGTAAAGAATGTGGAAAGGAATTTTCACAGAAAAAAGGTTTAGATCACCACTTACGAACACATACAAAAGAGAAGCCTTATAGTTGTGAAATATGTGGAAAGTCATTTTCTGTGAAATTTAGTGTGAAGAAGCACCAAATAGTACATACAAATGAAAGACCTTATGATTGTGAGATTTGTGGCCAGAAATTTACTGCGAAAGAATGTCTGGTAAGACACATGAGAAGACATACAAATGAGAAGCCTTATCAGTGTGACTTATGCAATGAGACTTTCATTACCAGGGCACATCGATCATACCACATGAAAGTACATACACAGGAAAGGCTGTATACTTGTGAGGTCTGTAATAAGTCATTTTCATATAAAAAGGGTCTAATGTTGCACATGACAGTACATTCTGATGATAAACCCTATTCTTGCCGTACATGTAGCAAGGCTTTCAGGAGAAGGAATGATCTAGTACATCACCTGAAGAGGCATACAAATGAGAGGCCTTATAGTTGTAACTTTTGTGATAAAGCATTCCAATTGAAAAACTCTCTTTTGGCGCacattaaaatacacacaaacgaaaaagCTTTTAGCTGTGAAGTGTGTAGTAAATCATTCATTTCAAATAATAGATTGGTGAGGCATCTTAGAGTGCATTCAACGGTGAAGCCCTATAATTGTGAGATTTGTAGCAGGTCATTTTCAGATAAAAATTATTTGACAAAACATATGAGAACACACTCAAAGGAGAAGCCTTTTACCTGTGAACTGTGTAATAATTCATATACATGGAAACATGCTCTAATGATCCACATGAGAACACATGGCGATGAAAGGCCATGTGTCTGCGATATTTGCGGCAAGGcatacaaatatgaaaatactTTACGAACTCACAAAAAAACGCATACCAAAGGTACCCAGGATACAAAGAGTGAAAAGGATATGGAGGATTCTCAggatacaaacaataaaaaggatacgCAGGATTCTCTCCATACAGAGACTAAAATGGATATGCAGGATTCTCTCCATACAGAGACTAAAATGGATATGCAGGATTCTCAGCATACAGAGAGTGAAAAGGATACGCAAGATTCCCAGGACacccaaaaaaatcaaaatctataCCTAATAATGCTTCCTcctatacatcttatatatacacCCTTATCTTTACCCAATAATCCCCTGGAGCCAACTCAGCTGGCTGCCAAGGATGTATGCTGA
- the LOC113804212 gene encoding zinc finger protein 850-like, with translation MASERLTPINIMDGIHLETTFHRNSVESIDMKDEKVEAISQNDCQDIDEEIIEAIHGESTVFIKTEDTGNVKGERQVSEEVKSLGKETVGECDLGIVMCEDVDPLSKDCESKCSSDDVHEGDEEASKEVDAVKKHFLCDVCGMKFSYKEKLLEHLAVHRKGKLFICDICHKSFSQKSHIVCHMRVHTKEKPYICELCNKAFSVKSTLDGHMRVHTNEKPYSCKVCSNSFTWQSHLLRHMRIHTKERPYSCEICSRVFSDCSNLSRHMKMHRHERPFGCDFCNKAFSHKCNLLTHIRTHTQEKPYNCEECGKAFSQKKGLEHHLRTHTKEKPYSCEICGKSFSVKFSVKKHQIVHTNERPYDCEICGQKFTAKACLVRHMRRHTKERPYQCDLCNKTFTSRAHQAYHIKVHTQERPYTCEVCNKAFSYKRGLMLHMKVHSDDKPYSCRTCNKAYRSRTALVNHLKKHTNERPYSCNFCDKAFQLKNSLVEHIKIHTNEKAFSCEVCSKSFISKGSLVRHLRVHSKVRPYNCEICSRSFSDKSNLSKHMRTHTKEKPFTCEVCNKSYAWKSVLMMHMRTHGKERPYACDICGKTYRHPGNLRIHKKTHSQVTQDTKNTKDMEDSQDTQNKSNHYLLLLPPIHLLYTPLSLPNNPLEKMCLAAKDISQRFLFRADHFGSSLASRGKQPKQTNVMQTENILAKCKHFPWCYEEVNQTQYRVSTNSSEHIINHLPCRVRACRGLSSCWEGKIRILQQGPAYLDTDMDHKKVQKNRARLAPSGSKPNHGKIHQFRKTTMQKNSAANKHCSKDPKITLEERCTWVPIYAICKTLVVALILIAIQVGSVARRPIPPGAAIPRQEDMTSLGYSEWGTSYSRDGAVPVDAVVVAVVGAEDLAAVARGSQAIACVALEAVREASYEGAEKHLPADVQPVPGGGVSHVEEPVLGPSRAAFVVLEVDPQLLQLGRGQMVQKVEAQPELAAVHVAEAELVLEPRAVEVLARRALPPPLEHRPAAAVGVLVAVDGRDRVGRGAEGEHLPDARGHVAGVLEVAAVPRPPPLLLRARDRPPDLQHGVANFLRRGERRARWGVDQGRCHVVEGRPARLEERRQGQAASRRLRILGSRRCRGLEGQEARDRKHQHPLLVAHVWLVSFSFLCSRDCVCACVEFRATIRALLLLEPLFSSADGGRGSAGILVREELAEETWLEIKEETLDFVEQAIEARVKRGFPFDKEPGVKDSFDFAQAYRSTISTSSFMAEGSVDRGSPDRLQTTHAEGSKEATHGKERKRFGCDVCGKKFTRKEKVVIHMRVHTKEKPYSCEVCNKAFSQKHTLVRHIKIHTKEKPYNCFICSESFSRKNLLVRHVRLHKEKEKLYTCDICKRPFSKKEYLVNHMSIHTKEKPYNCDVCNAAFSRKSFLVNHIRRHTKEKPYKCEVCKKPFSRRTHVVTHMRIHTHEKPYSCDVCNKVFSQKHFLVSHKRVHTKEKPYSCDTCMKAFSWKNYLGNHARVHTGHRPYSCELCSRTVTQRSNLVRHMKLHEKKHQIQKEHDYLLVTVA, from the exons ATGGCTAGTGAAAGACTGACTCCAATTAATATCATGGACGGCATACATTTGGAAACAACTTTTCATCGTAACTCAGTGGAATCCATTGATATGAAGGATGAGAAGGTGGAAGCCATCAGTCAGAATGATTGCCAGGATATCGATGAAGAAATTATTGAGGCTATACATGGAGAGAGTACTGTCTTTATAAAGACTGAAGATACTGGTAATGTAAAAGGTGAGAGGCAAGTGTCTGAAGAAGTCAAAAGTCTGGGCAAAGAAACAGTTGGTGAATGTGACTTGGGCATTGTCATGTGTGAAGATGTAGATCCACTGTCTAAGGATTGTGAGAGCAAATGCTCATCAGATGATGTTcatgaaggggatgaagaggcATCTAAAGAAGTGGATGCAGTTAAGAAACATTTCCTATGTGATGTATGTGGTATGAAATTCTCTTACAAGGAGAAGTTATTGGAACACTTGGCAGTGCATAGAAAAGGGAAGCTGTTTATATGTGACATTTGTCATAAGTCGTTCTCTCAGAAATCCCATATAGTATGCcacatgagagtacatacaaaggaaaaaCCTTACATTTGTGAGTTATGTAACAAGGCCTTTTCTGTAAAATCAACGCTAGATGGTcacatgagagtacatacaaatGAGAAGCCTTATAGCTGTAAGGTATGCAGTAATTCCTTTACATGGCAAAGTCATTTATTGAGGCACATGAGAATTCATACAAAAGAAAGACCATATAGTTGTGAGATTTGTAGTAGGGTGTTCTCTGACTGCAGTAACCTCTCAAGACATATGAAAATGCACAGACATGAGAGGCCTTTTGGTTGTGATTTTTGCAACAAAGCTTTTTCTCATAAATGTAATTTATTGACTCACATAAGAACACATACACAGGAGAAGCCCTATAACTGTGAAGAATGTGGAAAGGCATTTTCACAGAAAAAAGGTTTAGAACATCACTTACGAACACATACAAAAGAGAAACCTTATAGTTGTGAAATATGTGGAAAGTCATTTTCTGTGAAATTTAGTGTGAAGAAGCATCAAATAGTACATACAAATGAAAGACCCTATGATTGTGAGATTTGTGGCCAGAAATTTACTGCAAAAGCATGTCTGGTCAGACATATGAGAAGACATACAAAGGAGAGGCCTTATCAGTGTGACTTATGCAACAAGACTTTCACTTCCAGGGCACATCAAGCATACCACATAAAAGTACATACACAGGAAAGGCCATATACTTGTGAGGTTTGTAATAAGGCATTTTCATATAAAAGGGGTCTAATGTTGCACATGAAAGTACATTCTGATGATAAACCCTATTCTTGCCGTACATGTAACAAGGCTTACAGGAGCAGGACTGCTCTAGTAAATCACCTGAAGAAGCATACAAATGAGCGGCCTTATAGTTGTAACTTTTGTGATAAAGCATTCCAATTGAAAAACTCTCTAGTGGAGCacattaaaatacacacaaacgaaaaagCTTTTAGCTGTGAAGTGTGTAGTAAATCATTTATTTCAAAAGGTAGTTTGGTGAGGCATCTTAGAGTGCATTCAAAGGTGAGGCCCTATAATTGTGAGATTTGTAGCAGGTCGTTTTCAGATAAAAGTAATTTGTCAAAACACATGAGAACCCACACAAAGGAGAAGCCTTTTACCTGTGAAGTTTGTAATAAGTCATATGCATGGAAAAGTGTTCTAATGATGCACATGAGAACACATGGTAAGGAAAGACCTTATGCCTGTGATATATGTGGCAAGACATACAGACACCCGGGTAATCTACGAATTCACAAGAAAACACATAGCCAAGTTACCCAGGATACAAAGAATACAAAGGATATGGAGGATTCCCAGGATACCCAAAATAAGTCAAATCATTACCTATTATTGCTTCCTCCTATACATCTTCTATATACACCCTTATCTTTACCCAATAATCCTCTGGAAAAAATGTGCCTGGCTGCCAAGGAT ATTTCTCAGAGATTTCTCTTTCGGGCAGA TCACTTTGGCTCCTCCTTAGCCAGCCGGGGAAAACAACCCAAGCAAACCAATGTAATGCAAACAGAGAACATTCTTGCAAAATGCAAACACTTCCCATGGTGCTATGAAGAAGTAAATCAGACCCAGTATAGAGTATCCACAAATTCCTCTGAACATATCATCAACCATCTTCCTTGTAGAGTAAGAGCCTGCAGGGGTCTGAGTAGCTGCTGGGAAGGTAAAATTAGGATCCTACAGCAAGGACCTGCCTACTTAGACACAGATATGGATCATAAAAAAGTACAGAAAAACAGAGCTAGATTAGCTCCATCAGGTAGCAAACCAAACCATGGCAAAATACATCAA TTTCGTAAAACTACGATGCAAAAAAATTCTGCAGCAAACAAGCATTGTTCAAAAGACCCTAAAATTACACTTGAAGAAAGGTGTACAT GGGTGCCAATTTATGCCATCTGCAAAACTCTCGTGGTGGCCCTCATACTGATAGCCATTCAGGTTGGAAGTGTGGCACGGCGACCCATACCACCAGGCGCCGCGATACCTAGACAGGAGGACATGACATCattaggatat TCCGAATGGGGGACGAGCTACTCACGTGATGGCGCAGTTCCTGTTGATGCTGTCGTTGTCGCGGTCGTGGGTGCTGAAGACCTGGCCGCTGTGGCTAGGGGGAGCCAAGCCATCGCCTGCGTTGCCCTT GAAGCAGTTAGGGAAGCTTCCTACGAAGGGGCAGAGAAGCACTTGCCTGCCGACGTTCAGCCGGTACCGGGCGGCGGCGTCTCCCACGTGGAAGAACCCGTACTTGGCCCATCGCGCGCCGCCTTCGTGGTCCTCGAGGTCGACCCTCAGCTCCTGCAGCTCGGTCGAGGTCAGATGGTGCAGAAGGTCGAGGCCCAGCCAGAACTCGCCGCCGTCCATGTGGCCGAAGCCGAGCTTGTACTCGAGCCACGTGCGGTAGAAGTCCTCGCGCGCAGGGCCCTTCCGCCGCCGCTGGAACACCGTCCAGCCGCCGCCGTCGGTGTCCTGGTCGCAGTAGACGGTCGCGACCGCGTCGGGCGCGGCGCGGAAGGGGAACACCTGCCGGACGCCCGAGGCCACGTCGCCGGCGTGCTGGAGGTCGCGGCAGTGCCtcggccgccgccgctgctgctccGCGCCCGAGATCGCCCGCCGGACCTCCAGCATGGTGTCGCGAATTTCCTGCGGCGAGGGGAGCGACGGGCGCGCTG GGGCGTGGATCAAGGCCGCTGCCATGTGGTTGAGGGACGTCCCGCCCGCCTGGAGGAGCGACGCCAGGGCCAGGCAGCCTCCCGGCGCCTGCGGATCCTCGGCTCCCGCAGGTGCCGTGGCCTCGAGGGTCAGGAGGCACGCGACCGCAAGCACCAGCATCCTCTGCTTGTGGCTCACG tgtggctagtttcattttcatttttgtgttcacgtgattgtgtttgtgcttgtgttgaaTTTAG GGCTACGATacgcgccctcctcctcctcgagcctcTGTTCTCGTCGGCGGATGGGGGAAGAGGCAGCGCAGGGATCCTCGTCAGAGAAGAGCTCGCCGAAGAGACGTGGCTGGAAATCAAAGAGGAGACCCTTGATTTC gtggagcaagCGATCGAGGCAAGGGTAAAGCGTGGATTTCCTTTCGACAAGGAACCAGGCGTGAAAGACTCGTTTGATTTCGCTCAGGCTTACAGAAGCACGATCTCGACTTCATCATTTATGGCTGAAGGCAGTGTGGACAGAGGCTCACCGGATAGGCTTCAGACGACGCATGCGGAAGGTAGTAAAGAGGCTACACacgggaaggaaaggaaacgttTTGGTTGTGACGTGTGTGGTAAGAAATTCACACGTAAGGAAAAGGTCGTGATTcacatgagagtacatacaaaggagaaaccataCAGCTGTGAGGTTTGCAATAAGGCTTTCTCGCAGAAACATACTCTAGTAAggcacataaaaatacatacaaaggagaagccatatAACTGCTTTATTTGCAGTGAATCCTTCTCACGGAAAAACCTTTTAGTGAGACACGTGAGGCtacataaggagaaggagaaactttATACTTGTGATATTTGCAAAAGGCCATTTTCTAAGAAAGAGTATCTAGTAAACCACATGAgtatacatacaaaagaaaagccaTATAACTGTGATGTTTGCAATGCAGCTTTCTCACGGAAAAGTTTTTTAGTGAATCACATCAGAAGACATACAAAGGAAAAGCCATATAAATGTGAGGTTTGTAAAAAGCCATTCTCGCGGAGAACCCATGTAGTGACCCACATGCGAATACATACACACGAGAAGCCATATAGCTGTGATGTTTGCAATAAAGTCTTTTCACAGAAACATTTCTTAGTTAGTCACAaaagagtacatacaaaggaaaagCCATATAGCTGTGATACTTGCATGAAGGCATTTTCTTGGAAAAATTACTTAGGAAATCACGCCAGAGTACATACAGGACACAGGCCTTATTCCTGTGAGTTATGCAGCAGAACGGTCACTCAGAGAAGCAATCTAGTGCGGCACATGAAACTGCATGAAAAGAAGCATCAAATTCAAAAGGAACACGATTATCTTCTGGTTACTGTGGCTTAG
- the LOC113810094 gene encoding microfibril-associated glycoprotein 4-like produces MLVLAVACLLTLEATAPAGAEDPQAPGGCLALASLLQAGGTSLNHMAAALIHAPAQEGGVMSLNQEIRDTMLEVRRAISGAEQQRRRPRHCRDLQHAGDVASGVRQVFPFRAAPDAVATVYCDQDTDGGGWTVFQRRRKGPAREDFYRTWLEYKLGFGHMDGGEFWLGLDLLHHLTSTELQELRVDLEDHEGGARWAKYGFFHVGDAAARYRLNVGRYKGNAGDGLAPPSHSGQVFSTHDRDNDSINRNCAITYRGAWWYGSPCHTSNLNGYQYEGHHESFADGINWHPWRGYNYSLQSTTMMIRPAF; encoded by the exons ATGCTGGTGCTTGCGGTCGCGTGCCTCCTGACCCTCGAGGCCACGGCACCTGCGGGAGCCGAGGATCCGCAGGCGCCGGGAGGCTGCCTGGCCCTGGCGTCGCTCCTCCAGGCGGGCGGGACGTCCCTCAACCACATGGCAGCGGCCTTGATCCACGCCCCTGCGCAGGAGGGCGGGGTCATGTCTCTAAACCAG GAAATTCGCGACACCATGCTGGAGGTCCGGCGGGCGATCTCGGGCGCggagcagcagcggcggcggccgaGGCACTGCCGCGACCTCCAGCACGCCGGCGACGTGGCCTCGGGCGTCCGGCAGGTGTTCCCCTTCCGCGCCGCGCCCGACGCGGTCGCGACCGTCTACTGCGACCAGGACACCGACGGCGGCGGCTGGACGGTGTTCCAGCGGCGGCGGAAGGGCCCTGCGCGCGAGGACTTCTACCGCACGTGGCTCGAGTACAAGCTCGGCTTCGGCCACATGGACGGCGGCGAGTTCTGGCTGGGCCTCGACCTTCTGCACCATCTGACCTCGACCGAGCTGCAGGAGCTGAGGGTCGACCTCGAGGACCACGAAGGCGGCGCGCGATGGGCCAAGTACGGGTTCTTCCACGTGGGAGACGCCGCCGCCCGGTACCGGCTGAACGTCGGCAG GTACAAGGGCAACGCAGGCGATGGCTTGGCTCCCCCTAGCCACAGCGGCCAGGTCTTCAGCACCCACGACCGCGACAACGACAGCATCAACAGGAACTGCGCCATCAC GTATCGCGGCGCCTGGTGGTATGGGTCGCCGTGCCACACTTCCAACCTGAATGGCTATCAGTATGAGGGCCACCACGAGAGTTTTGCAGATGGCATAAATTGGCACCCCTGGAGAGGGTACAATTACTCGCTCCAGAGCACGACAATGATGATCAGGCCTGCGTTCTGA